From one Microbulbifer sp. A4B17 genomic stretch:
- a CDS encoding cytochrome b, which translates to MTLRNRPDSYGSVAKWLHWLTALLFLGSYISVYYRQWLTEEETPANWIALQLHLSIGITIGLLVILRIIWRLTNPPPPLEPATPFEHFAAHTGHLLLYLVMIIAPLTGYIGTGVDTDYFFLFEIPKFESTQAFVAIVQDRMGMTFEQFEKPVDFIHKEVLGEWVVWILILGHALAALYHHYIKKDRTLLRMTVTR; encoded by the coding sequence ATGACTCTCCGAAATCGTCCAGATAGTTACGGTTCAGTGGCCAAGTGGCTACATTGGTTAACGGCCTTATTGTTTTTGGGTTCTTATATTTCGGTCTACTACCGTCAGTGGCTTACTGAGGAGGAAACCCCCGCGAACTGGATTGCCTTGCAGTTACATCTTTCTATAGGTATTACTATTGGACTGCTAGTTATACTTAGGATTATATGGCGTCTGACTAATCCGCCGCCACCACTTGAACCAGCCACTCCTTTTGAACACTTTGCAGCCCATACCGGCCATCTTCTCCTCTATTTAGTTATGATCATTGCCCCACTGACCGGATACATCGGGACAGGTGTGGATACGGACTATTTTTTTCTTTTCGAGATTCCTAAATTTGAAAGTACCCAAGCTTTTGTTGCGATAGTTCAGGATCGAATGGGTATGACTTTTGAACAGTTTGAGAAACCGGTCGATTTTATCCATAAGGAAGTCCTGGGAGAGTGGGTGGTGTGGATCTTAATCCTGGGGCACGCTCTGGCCGCCCTCTATCATCACTACATCAAAAAGGATCGGACTTTGCTAAGGATGACCGTGACTAGATAG
- a CDS encoding LysR family transcriptional regulator → MDKIRALRYFKRVVELSSFTAVAEELHVPASSISRRVKDLEHSLGVELLQRSTRQVKVTELGKLYYSMVSKAIRQLEQADELVSQTFEAPSGLIRISCLPTYGEQHLTPLLEQFAEQYPNIVFDLSYNDDLSQLGKDPIDIAIRGGIVPDEHVIAKRLSDNEFTLVATPQFIDKLDYGLPLNKSAIESIATLQYRGPRGVIEWYILNDEHWEPLKLTPKVISNNGKALTAAALNHRGMFCVPSWSICNYLDTGELVQVPCEGKVSVSPGGDLGVFLLYERTKYQIPKIKLCVDFIYENLNGR, encoded by the coding sequence ATGGACAAAATAAGAGCGTTACGTTATTTCAAGCGAGTGGTAGAACTGAGTAGTTTTACAGCGGTTGCCGAGGAGCTTCATGTTCCCGCCTCCTCAATATCCCGACGAGTGAAAGACCTGGAACACTCTTTAGGGGTCGAGCTTTTGCAGCGCAGTACTCGGCAGGTAAAGGTTACTGAACTCGGCAAGCTCTACTACTCCATGGTAAGCAAGGCTATTCGCCAACTCGAACAAGCCGATGAATTGGTCAGTCAGACATTTGAAGCGCCCAGCGGACTAATACGCATCAGCTGCCTCCCTACTTACGGAGAACAGCACCTAACCCCCTTACTGGAGCAATTTGCAGAGCAATACCCTAACATCGTATTCGACTTAAGTTATAACGATGACTTGTCGCAGCTGGGCAAAGACCCCATTGATATCGCGATTCGCGGAGGGATTGTGCCTGACGAGCATGTCATTGCCAAACGCCTATCGGATAATGAGTTCACCCTCGTGGCTACACCGCAGTTTATCGATAAGTTGGATTATGGCCTCCCCTTAAACAAGTCGGCGATCGAGTCAATTGCTACCTTGCAATACCGGGGGCCGCGTGGCGTTATTGAGTGGTACATACTCAACGACGAGCACTGGGAGCCCCTGAAGTTGACCCCAAAAGTTATCAGCAATAACGGCAAAGCATTAACAGCAGCCGCACTCAATCACCGCGGTATGTTCTGCGTACCTTCCTGGAGTATTTGTAACTATCTAGATACAGGGGAGCTTGTACAGGTACCTTGCGAGGGTAAAGTCTCAGTCAGCCCCGGTGGCGATCTGGGAGTATTTCTTCTTTATGAGCGCACTAAATACCAAATTCCCAAAATAAAGCTCTGCGTGGATTTCATCTACGAAAACTTGAATGGACGATAG
- a CDS encoding cytochrome c5 family protein: MELVAMRRSFKLLSLLLVLNVIQGCSEPPQDTEKSRAFLTQRALSLAPTDPEIAEIYTRTCRSCHSTGASAAPLTGDLANWKPRLEKGMDVLVENAINGFQGMPPLGLCFECSPEQFEQLIVFMATAE; the protein is encoded by the coding sequence ATGGAATTGGTAGCCATGCGCCGGAGCTTTAAACTCTTGTCTCTGCTTTTGGTACTAAATGTCATTCAAGGATGCTCTGAACCTCCGCAGGATACTGAAAAAAGTCGGGCATTTTTAACTCAAAGAGCGCTCTCCCTAGCGCCCACTGATCCGGAAATCGCTGAAATATATACCCGTACTTGCCGCAGCTGCCACAGCACTGGCGCCAGCGCGGCGCCCCTTACCGGGGATTTGGCCAACTGGAAGCCCCGACTGGAAAAGGGAATGGATGTGTTGGTGGAAAATGCGATCAATGGCTTCCAGGGCATGCCGCCACTGGGTCTTTGTTTTGAGTGCTCTCCCGAGCAGTTCGAACAATTGATCGTCTTTATGGCTACAGCGGAGTAG
- a CDS encoding D-arabinono-1,4-lactone oxidase produces MGFSRRQFINSIAIGSASLAAAPISSVARTLLQTAAPSTKRTGVRWRNWSGSQECMPINRLAPKDIPALQTVIAEAQGTVRAVGAGHSFTALVPTDDTIISLGRIAGVADHDSDKIQATIYAGTRVADIGQPLEQIGQALINQPDIDEQTLGGCLATATHGTGAGLGCMSSYATGMELVTASGDTLWCDNEQNPEVFAAAQVSLGSLGIVTKVRMQNQPSYRLRRESWVAPLEEVLDQAPALAEANRNFEFYYIPFSGMCMADSHQPTTEEIFSTEREDTNEAVMTLKSVRDWLGWSPKLRQFALQTAMEDIEREVVVESSWRNYASERNVRFNEMEYHLPREEGLKAFVEIRRTIEDNNLDVFFPIEVRFVKGDNIWLSPFYKQDSVSIAIHRYFEEDHQPLFQAIEPIMRKYGGRPHWGKLNKLQAQDFANLYSHWRDFLEVRRELDPNGKFLNPYLKMLFT; encoded by the coding sequence ATGGGATTTAGTCGTCGTCAGTTTATTAATTCCATCGCTATTGGCTCCGCATCACTGGCCGCCGCGCCAATTTCGTCGGTTGCTCGCACCTTATTGCAAACTGCAGCCCCTTCGACAAAAAGGACTGGGGTGCGCTGGCGGAATTGGTCCGGCTCACAAGAGTGCATGCCTATCAATCGACTGGCCCCCAAAGACATTCCAGCATTACAGACGGTGATTGCAGAAGCGCAAGGTACCGTGAGGGCGGTAGGCGCAGGTCATTCCTTTACCGCACTGGTACCCACAGACGATACGATTATCTCATTGGGTCGTATCGCCGGTGTCGCCGATCACGATTCCGACAAGATACAGGCAACGATCTACGCAGGCACCCGGGTGGCAGATATCGGGCAGCCTCTTGAGCAGATCGGTCAGGCGTTGATTAACCAACCGGATATTGATGAGCAGACTTTAGGTGGCTGCCTGGCAACCGCGACTCATGGCACTGGTGCTGGCTTGGGGTGTATGTCCAGCTATGCAACGGGTATGGAGCTAGTGACCGCAAGTGGCGATACGCTCTGGTGCGATAATGAGCAAAACCCGGAGGTATTCGCGGCAGCGCAAGTATCCCTCGGTAGCCTGGGCATTGTAACCAAAGTGCGTATGCAGAACCAGCCCAGCTATCGCCTGCGCCGTGAGTCCTGGGTGGCGCCCCTTGAAGAGGTTCTTGATCAGGCACCGGCACTGGCCGAAGCCAATCGCAATTTTGAGTTTTACTATATCCCGTTCTCAGGGATGTGTATGGCGGATTCCCACCAGCCAACTACTGAAGAAATCTTCTCTACAGAGCGGGAAGATACCAATGAAGCCGTGATGACGCTGAAATCCGTGCGTGATTGGCTGGGCTGGTCGCCGAAGCTCCGCCAGTTTGCACTGCAAACTGCGATGGAAGATATTGAAAGGGAAGTGGTGGTTGAATCCTCCTGGCGGAATTATGCCAGTGAGAGAAACGTGCGCTTCAATGAAATGGAATACCACTTGCCCCGTGAGGAGGGCCTAAAGGCCTTTGTGGAAATACGTCGTACGATTGAGGACAACAATCTGGATGTCTTCTTCCCCATCGAAGTGCGTTTCGTTAAAGGTGACAATATCTGGCTGAGTCCTTTTTACAAGCAAGATTCGGTATCCATCGCAATACACCGCTACTTTGAAGAGGATCACCAGCCGCTGTTTCAGGCTATTGAACCGATTATGCGGAAATATGGTGGCCGTCCACACTGGGGCAAGTTAAACAAGCTGCAAGCCCAGGACTTTGCAAATCTTTATTCTCATTGGCGGGACTTCCTGGAAGTTCGCCGCGAACTGGACCCCAATGGAAAATTCTTAAATCCCTACCTGAAAATGCTTTTTACCTGA
- a CDS encoding ArsJ-associated glyceraldehyde-3-phosphate dehydrogenase: MTIKIGINGFGRIGRLVLRAAWDWPEVEFVQINDPAGDATTLAHLLNFDSVHGRWHKEAKAAGNTIQVDGKTIVCSRNTTIADTDWRNCDLVVEASGKMKTTELLQPYLDQGVKKVLVSAPVKEAGVPNIVLGVNQHIYQPDKHQIITAASCTTNCLAPVVKVIHENLGIRHGSITTIHDITNTQTILDAPHADLRRARACGASLIPTTTGSATAIATIFPELSGRLNGHAVRVPLANASITDCVFEVETATTPEAVNQLFKEAAEGELKDILGYEERPLVSVDYKTDPRSSIIDALSTMVVNGTQVKVYAWYDNEWGYANRTAELARMIGTMG, translated from the coding sequence ATGACCATCAAAATTGGGATCAATGGATTTGGCCGTATTGGACGGCTGGTACTGCGCGCTGCCTGGGATTGGCCTGAAGTAGAATTTGTCCAGATTAATGACCCTGCCGGCGATGCCACCACACTTGCCCACCTGCTCAACTTTGACTCTGTACACGGGCGATGGCACAAGGAAGCGAAAGCCGCTGGCAACACGATTCAGGTTGATGGGAAAACGATAGTCTGCAGCCGCAACACCACCATCGCAGATACAGATTGGCGCAACTGTGACCTGGTTGTAGAAGCTTCCGGGAAAATGAAAACCACCGAGCTACTCCAGCCGTACCTGGATCAAGGGGTAAAGAAGGTGCTGGTCTCTGCACCAGTTAAAGAGGCTGGAGTACCGAACATTGTCCTTGGAGTGAATCAACATATTTACCAGCCGGACAAACACCAGATTATTACCGCCGCTTCCTGTACGACTAACTGCCTTGCTCCAGTAGTGAAAGTAATCCACGAAAATCTGGGGATCCGCCATGGTTCAATCACCACAATTCACGATATCACCAATACCCAGACCATCCTCGATGCACCCCATGCAGACTTGCGTAGAGCCCGCGCTTGTGGAGCCAGCCTGATTCCTACAACAACGGGTTCAGCTACAGCCATCGCCACCATTTTCCCAGAGCTGTCTGGTCGCCTGAACGGCCACGCCGTTCGTGTTCCCCTCGCAAACGCATCCATTACTGATTGCGTTTTCGAAGTGGAAACCGCCACTACCCCGGAAGCAGTAAACCAACTCTTTAAAGAAGCAGCAGAGGGTGAGCTGAAAGATATTCTCGGCTACGAGGAAAGGCCTCTCGTTTCTGTGGATTACAAAACCGACCCCAGATCGAGCATTATTGATGCCCTCTCCACCATGGTCGTTAACGGCACCCAGGTAAAAGTTTACGCCTGGTATGACAATGAATGGGGTTACGCCAACCGCACGGCGGAATTGGCTCGAATGATTGGCACCATGGGCTAA
- a CDS encoding metalloregulator ArsR/SmtB family transcription factor, protein MNPVQFYKCLADDTRLRTLLLIAHEEELCVCELTSALGLSQPKISRHLALLRSSDLLMDRRQGQWVFYRINPDLNAWAKSVLFDTLQANQHFITEDLNNLIQMGDRPERTSLCC, encoded by the coding sequence ATGAACCCAGTACAGTTTTACAAATGCCTGGCCGATGATACACGGCTACGCACACTACTCCTTATCGCACACGAGGAAGAGCTTTGCGTGTGCGAGTTAACGTCAGCACTTGGGTTGAGCCAGCCTAAAATTTCAAGGCATCTTGCCTTATTAAGAAGCTCCGACCTCCTCATGGATCGCCGCCAGGGGCAGTGGGTGTTTTATCGGATCAACCCGGACCTGAACGCATGGGCAAAATCTGTACTGTTCGACACCTTGCAGGCGAACCAGCACTTTATTACCGAAGACCTCAATAACCTGATTCAAATGGGAGACCGGCCTGAGCGCACAAGTCTGTGCTGCTGA
- a CDS encoding DSD1 family PLP-dependent enzyme — protein sequence MDIKRRKLILGGVALGAVAGVAALRPKVQGQGGHSDYFSSVSKALDNAGFSGPTLVIDLENLRKNTDILTSHLNGQYDYRIVAKSLPSLNLLDVITKRTNTNRIMVFQLPFLQQLVKSYPDSDILLGKPLPIAAAKAFYSGRRAEYFDSTQQLQWLVDSPRRLDQYASLARSVGHTLRINIEIDVGLHRGGVANGEELSAMLSIIQREPQLEFAGFMGYDAHAAKMPGILGGPEKAISRGLDIYQSRVEQAKAQLGEAFPKAATMNAAGSPTYQLYKSRAGRAPCNEIAAGSCLVKPAGFDIPTLSDHLPAAYIASPVLKKLSQTQIPGIEGLTGPFNWLNPNREQSFFISGGYWKAEPESPKGLSINPIYGRSSNQEMLNGSKRVLLNEDDWIFLRPTQSESVFLQFGDIAVYSKGEIVDLWPVLGNT from the coding sequence ATGGATATCAAGCGCCGCAAACTAATACTGGGTGGGGTAGCGCTGGGAGCTGTAGCCGGTGTCGCCGCACTGCGCCCTAAAGTACAGGGGCAGGGCGGGCACAGCGATTACTTTTCCAGTGTTTCGAAGGCCCTGGATAACGCTGGTTTTTCCGGCCCCACATTAGTGATAGACCTGGAAAACCTTAGAAAAAATACCGATATATTAACCAGCCATCTCAATGGTCAATACGATTACCGCATAGTGGCCAAGTCTTTACCCTCGCTCAACTTATTGGATGTTATAACTAAGCGGACAAATACCAATCGCATCATGGTGTTCCAGTTGCCATTTCTGCAGCAACTGGTTAAATCTTATCCTGACAGCGATATTTTGCTAGGTAAGCCTCTCCCCATTGCTGCAGCTAAAGCCTTCTATTCCGGCAGAAGGGCGGAGTATTTTGACTCCACGCAGCAATTACAGTGGTTGGTGGACAGTCCCCGCCGCCTCGATCAGTACGCCAGCCTGGCGCGTTCCGTCGGGCACACTCTGCGTATCAATATTGAGATAGATGTGGGTCTACACCGAGGAGGGGTTGCCAATGGGGAAGAGCTCTCCGCAATGCTTAGTATTATCCAGCGGGAACCCCAATTGGAGTTTGCCGGCTTTATGGGGTACGACGCCCACGCCGCAAAAATGCCGGGCATTCTCGGTGGGCCTGAAAAGGCAATCTCTCGGGGATTGGATATTTACCAGAGCAGGGTAGAGCAGGCTAAAGCTCAATTGGGTGAGGCATTCCCTAAGGCGGCGACAATGAATGCGGCCGGAAGCCCCACCTACCAACTGTACAAATCTCGTGCAGGCAGGGCGCCCTGTAATGAGATTGCAGCAGGCTCCTGTCTGGTTAAGCCGGCGGGCTTTGATATTCCCACCTTATCCGATCATTTACCGGCCGCTTATATCGCGAGTCCAGTACTGAAGAAGTTGTCGCAGACACAGATACCCGGTATTGAAGGGCTCACCGGCCCCTTTAATTGGTTAAACCCAAACCGTGAACAAAGCTTCTTTATCTCCGGCGGCTACTGGAAAGCAGAGCCTGAATCACCGAAAGGTTTATCGATCAATCCCATCTATGGCCGCTCCAGCAACCAGGAAATGCTGAATGGCTCCAAGAGGGTGCTATTGAATGAAGATGACTGGATCTTCCTAAGACCCACGCAGAGTGAGTCGGTGTTCCTGCAATTTGGTGATATCGCGGTTTACAGTAAAGGCGAGATTGTGGATCTATGGCCGGTATTGGGAAATACCTGA
- the arsJ gene encoding organoarsenical effux MFS transporter ArsJ yields the protein MQFLHNLSSPMRQYLLVTGNYWAFTLTDGALRMLVLLHFHQLGYNPLQIALLFLFYEFFGVVTNLVGGWLGARIGLNRTMNLGLALQVVALSMLLVPSQYLSVPLVMAAQALSGIAKDLNKMSAKSSIKLLVPDQASGALYRWIALLTGSKNALKGLGFFLGGALLAALGFQGAIASMAIALGIVWLISLKYLKQDLGKAKAKSPFKDVFSKSPAVNILSAARLLLFASRDVWFVIALPVFLASQFNWDHWQVGAFLASWVIGYGIVQTQAPMFTTTRSSLPPDGRAALFWAIALATVPVLIAIALFKGVAPQIAVLGGLLIFAVIFAVNSSLHSYLIVAYAREDGVSMDVGFYYMANATGRLLGTLLSGWVFQTKGLEACLLISSAFILLAALVSLGLPKHKSSSQEVGSLSRS from the coding sequence ATGCAGTTTCTTCACAACTTATCGTCGCCAATGCGCCAATACCTGCTGGTAACGGGCAATTACTGGGCATTTACTCTGACTGACGGCGCTCTGCGCATGCTGGTGCTGCTGCATTTTCACCAGCTAGGCTACAACCCTTTACAGATTGCCCTGCTTTTCCTTTTCTACGAATTCTTTGGCGTAGTCACTAATCTTGTCGGCGGCTGGCTCGGCGCCCGGATTGGACTCAACCGGACCATGAATTTGGGGCTAGCCTTACAGGTTGTTGCTCTTTCTATGCTGCTGGTACCTAGTCAGTATCTCTCGGTCCCCTTGGTAATGGCCGCCCAAGCCCTTTCCGGTATTGCCAAAGACCTGAATAAAATGAGCGCGAAGAGTTCAATTAAATTGCTGGTTCCCGATCAGGCCAGTGGCGCTTTGTATCGATGGATCGCCCTGCTTACGGGCTCGAAAAATGCTTTAAAGGGCTTGGGCTTTTTTCTTGGTGGTGCCCTACTCGCCGCACTTGGCTTTCAAGGCGCGATTGCCTCGATGGCCATCGCTCTTGGAATAGTTTGGTTAATAAGCCTGAAATATCTTAAGCAGGATTTAGGGAAAGCCAAGGCAAAGAGTCCTTTTAAGGATGTCTTTTCCAAGAGCCCCGCAGTCAACATATTGTCAGCCGCGCGCCTTCTTTTGTTTGCTTCCCGGGATGTCTGGTTTGTTATTGCCCTGCCCGTTTTCCTGGCCAGCCAATTTAATTGGGATCACTGGCAAGTAGGTGCCTTCCTGGCATCCTGGGTGATTGGTTACGGTATTGTGCAAACCCAGGCCCCGATGTTCACAACAACACGCTCTTCTCTACCGCCGGATGGCCGAGCCGCACTTTTCTGGGCAATTGCACTTGCTACCGTGCCAGTATTGATCGCGATCGCGCTATTTAAGGGGGTTGCCCCACAGATTGCAGTCCTGGGTGGACTGTTGATCTTTGCCGTAATTTTCGCCGTAAATTCGTCCCTGCACAGCTATTTGATTGTTGCATATGCGCGGGAAGATGGCGTCTCTATGGATGTCGGCTTCTACTATATGGCAAATGCTACCGGGCGCTTGCTGGGAACATTACTTTCAGGGTGGGTATTTCAAACCAAGGGTTTAGAGGCCTGTCTACTTATTTCCAGCGCCTTCATATTGTTGGCTGCACTGGTATCACTGGGCTTACCTAAACATAAATCCAGTAGTCAGGAAGTTGGCAGTCTAAGTCGAAGCTGA
- a CDS encoding sensor histidine kinase gives MTKIKRKPPWSGNRRLIQVWIFLVVWPLLNILIISTVLYSLKLLTTYTLLLAIIKIWGTFLTGYLLFSLIEKILKLKLKITIGQHYWWLFRLTVIIFIFIGTAPIVEITPQPNAPKIKFLPIIIILLESFVYLSVMYIFKQQEDYYQSYLHTQKSELQVLKMQSNPHFLFNTLNLIATETSRNPLKATELIYNLSDLLRETVRLTKRQWVTIEEELQLVELYLILQQKRFEDRFTFDIDCSPSLNKKLIPSLLLLPVTENAIKHGLAPQAQKGHVSINVELNNGNMEIAVHDTGAPFDDSNIKFGEGLRILAETLRLLFNSGHSMKLSSTSEGASLEICFPEHNSCVDMAITEDRNETKNCRYH, from the coding sequence ATGACAAAGATTAAAAGGAAACCACCTTGGTCTGGAAACAGGAGGCTGATCCAGGTATGGATATTCTTAGTGGTTTGGCCATTACTAAACATTCTTATCATTTCCACTGTACTGTATTCTCTTAAACTTCTTACTACCTACACATTATTACTGGCCATAATAAAAATATGGGGTACATTTCTAACTGGCTACCTATTATTCAGTCTCATTGAAAAAATACTCAAGCTAAAACTAAAAATAACAATAGGACAGCATTATTGGTGGCTATTCAGGCTTACTGTAATTATCTTTATATTTATTGGAACTGCACCAATCGTAGAGATCACCCCTCAACCAAATGCACCGAAAATTAAATTTTTACCGATAATAATTATACTACTTGAGTCTTTTGTCTATTTGTCTGTGATGTATATCTTCAAACAACAGGAAGACTACTACCAGTCATACTTACATACACAAAAATCAGAATTACAAGTCCTAAAAATGCAATCTAACCCTCACTTTTTGTTTAACACGCTAAACCTAATAGCAACGGAGACATCCCGAAACCCACTGAAAGCAACAGAGCTTATTTACAATCTCTCCGATTTATTGCGGGAAACTGTAAGGCTAACCAAAAGACAATGGGTAACGATCGAAGAAGAATTACAACTAGTGGAGTTATACCTGATATTACAGCAGAAACGATTTGAGGATCGCTTTACATTTGACATAGACTGTTCACCCAGCTTGAACAAAAAACTGATCCCCTCTTTACTACTGCTTCCTGTAACAGAAAACGCCATCAAACACGGTCTAGCACCACAAGCTCAAAAAGGCCATGTAAGTATCAATGTAGAACTAAATAATGGCAATATGGAGATAGCAGTCCATGATACCGGAGCACCATTTGATGATAGCAATATTAAATTTGGCGAAGGGTTGCGCATCTTAGCCGAAACCCTACGGTTACTTTTTAACAGTGGCCATTCAATGAAACTGAGTTCAACCAGCGAGGGCGCAAGCTTAGAGATTTGCTTCCCAGAACACAACTCGTGTGTAGACATGGCAATAACAGAAGATAGAAATGAAACCAAAAACTGTCGTTATCATTGA
- a CDS encoding NADP-dependent oxidoreductase: protein MKALKMTRYGDINSSLEFQSAEIPIAKASEVLVRMHAASVNPVDNMMLRGELKSVRREVFPVGVGRDVSGEIVAVGKNVKGYSPGDMVFARVGEEHVGTIAEYLTVDVAHLAPKPENLSHSESAGIPLVGLTSFQSLIKIADLKPGEKVLIHAGSGGVGSMAIQLAKSIGAYVVTTTSSANVDWVKALGADLVIDYKKEDYLQLLSDMDVVFDTLGGQYALDAFKVLKTGGRVVSVKGALDPQTAEELGLGWLLRKILALKSRKLIKAAKAKSGLYRMVIMEANGEQLRELGELYQRRILSPVIDKTYSFDQSKEAFSYLASGRAKGKVIITMDGMTEEQ from the coding sequence ATGAAAGCGTTAAAAATGACTCGTTATGGGGATATTAACAGTAGCCTGGAGTTCCAATCAGCCGAGATTCCCATCGCCAAGGCCAGTGAGGTATTGGTTCGTATGCATGCGGCAAGTGTGAATCCGGTTGATAACATGATGTTGCGGGGAGAGCTCAAATCAGTACGAAGGGAAGTATTTCCGGTTGGCGTCGGTAGGGATGTCAGCGGTGAAATTGTAGCTGTGGGGAAAAATGTTAAAGGATACAGTCCAGGGGACATGGTCTTTGCCCGGGTAGGGGAGGAACATGTGGGCACTATCGCGGAATATCTTACTGTTGATGTTGCGCACTTGGCCCCCAAGCCTGAAAATCTTTCGCACAGTGAATCTGCAGGTATTCCGCTTGTAGGACTGACTTCCTTTCAATCTCTGATCAAAATTGCAGACTTGAAACCCGGTGAAAAAGTACTGATACACGCCGGTTCAGGTGGTGTTGGCTCTATGGCTATTCAGCTGGCAAAGTCAATTGGTGCTTATGTGGTGACGACGACCAGCAGTGCGAATGTAGACTGGGTAAAAGCACTCGGTGCGGATCTTGTTATTGATTATAAGAAGGAAGACTACCTGCAATTACTATCTGATATGGATGTAGTGTTCGATACTCTGGGGGGGCAGTATGCTTTGGACGCGTTTAAGGTTCTGAAAACCGGAGGACGGGTAGTTTCTGTCAAGGGTGCTCTTGACCCACAAACCGCTGAAGAACTTGGGCTGGGCTGGTTGCTCCGCAAGATACTTGCGCTTAAGTCTCGCAAGCTGATAAAAGCGGCCAAGGCAAAATCCGGCCTTTATAGAATGGTTATTATGGAAGCCAATGGAGAGCAGTTGAGAGAGCTTGGAGAGCTTTACCAGAGAAGGATCCTATCTCCGGTGATAGATAAGACCTATTCTTTTGATCAGAGCAAAGAGGCATTTTCATATCTAGCTTCAGGTCGTGCAAAAGGTAAAGTGATTATTACAATGGATGGAATGACTGAAGAGCAATAG